One stretch of Dokdonia sp. Hel_I_53 DNA includes these proteins:
- a CDS encoding PQQ-dependent sugar dehydrogenase, protein MKNHFIYMLVLFLGTVACAQKQRVDDVPLTSNTNYTYEVIVSELTNPWGLEVLPDGSMLITEKSGELIHFKNGKKTLVANVPEVVSRGQGGLLDIRLHPDYESNGWIYFTYSSPEGEEDGAMTALMRAKLVNNTLIKKELLYKGSPNTRKGQHFGSRVRFDKNGDLFFSIGERGERDANPQDITRDGGKIYRLYDDGSVPKDNPFVRKADAKEAIYSYGHRNPQGIAVHPETGKIWIHEHGPRGGDEINIPESGKNYGWPVISYGVNYSGTSFTDITKKEGMEQPLYYWVPSIAPSGMAFAYETGDKHLDGNLLIGSLKFEYLELDILKEGRVVAREKLLEDIGRVRNVINHNGTIYVGVEGKGIVKLIKK, encoded by the coding sequence ATGAAAAATCACTTTATATATATGCTCGTCTTATTCTTAGGGACGGTTGCTTGTGCTCAAAAACAACGAGTTGATGATGTACCGCTAACTTCAAATACAAACTATACCTATGAAGTAATTGTATCAGAACTTACAAACCCTTGGGGTCTAGAAGTACTGCCAGATGGCTCTATGTTAATTACTGAAAAAAGCGGTGAATTAATTCATTTTAAAAACGGAAAAAAAACATTGGTAGCTAATGTACCAGAAGTAGTGTCTCGTGGTCAAGGAGGATTGCTTGATATACGTTTGCACCCAGACTATGAATCTAATGGATGGATTTACTTCACCTATTCTTCTCCAGAAGGGGAAGAAGATGGCGCCATGACAGCACTAATGAGGGCAAAACTGGTTAATAATACTCTTATAAAAAAAGAGCTTCTTTACAAAGGGAGTCCTAATACTAGAAAAGGACAACATTTTGGGTCGAGAGTACGATTTGATAAAAATGGAGATCTCTTTTTCTCAATAGGGGAGCGTGGAGAGCGCGATGCAAACCCACAAGACATTACGAGAGATGGAGGTAAGATATATAGACTTTATGATGACGGAAGTGTTCCTAAAGACAATCCCTTTGTACGTAAAGCTGATGCTAAAGAAGCGATTTACTCTTATGGGCACCGCAACCCTCAAGGAATAGCAGTTCATCCTGAAACAGGAAAAATATGGATACACGAACATGGCCCTCGCGGGGGTGATGAGATTAATATTCCAGAGTCAGGTAAAAATTATGGCTGGCCCGTTATTTCCTACGGAGTAAATTATAGTGGCACTTCGTTTACAGATATAACAAAAAAAGAAGGAATGGAGCAACCTCTATATTATTGGGTGCCTTCCATCGCTCCATCGGGAATGGCTTTTGCATATGAAACTGGGGATAAGCACTTAGATGGAAATTTACTCATAGGTTCTTTAAAATTTGAATATTTAGAGCTTGATATTCTAAAAGAAGGGCGCGTTGTTGCTCGCGAAAAACTATTAGAAGACATTGGTCGCGTGCGTAATGTTATCAATCACAATGGTACTATTTATGTAGGTGTGGAAGGGAAAGGTATTGTAAAACTGATCAAAAAATAA
- the trxB gene encoding thioredoxin-disulfide reductase produces the protein MSIEKVKCLIIGSGPAGYTAAIYAARANMKPVLYQGQQPGGQLTTTNEVENFPGYVDGVTGPEMMVQLQKQAERFETDVRDGWVTKVDFSGDVHKAWINGEKEIHAESVIISTGASAKYLGLPSEQKYLKMGGGVSACAVCDGFFYRGQEVIIVGAGDSACEEAHYLSKLCKKVTMLVRRDEFRASKIMAARVKNTENIEILYNTETVEVLGDDVGVTGARVKNNVNGEEHDIPATGFFVAIGHKPNTDIFKDYLKLDETGYIINTPGSSKTNVPGVFVSGDAADHVYRQAITAAGTGCMAALDAERYLAAIGEVPQDEPGVGSTYTDEVPAEQQ, from the coding sequence ATGTCAATAGAAAAAGTAAAATGCCTTATCATAGGTTCAGGACCAGCAGGATATACGGCGGCTATTTATGCCGCTAGAGCAAATATGAAACCAGTGCTCTATCAAGGACAACAACCAGGAGGTCAACTTACGACGACCAATGAGGTTGAAAATTTTCCAGGGTATGTTGATGGAGTAACAGGTCCAGAAATGATGGTGCAACTACAAAAGCAAGCTGAAAGGTTTGAAACAGATGTACGTGACGGATGGGTGACTAAAGTAGATTTTTCTGGGGATGTACATAAAGCGTGGATTAATGGAGAAAAGGAAATACACGCAGAGTCTGTGATTATCTCTACAGGCGCAAGTGCAAAATACTTAGGATTACCTTCTGAGCAAAAGTATTTGAAAATGGGTGGAGGTGTATCTGCTTGTGCTGTTTGTGATGGTTTTTTCTACAGAGGTCAGGAAGTGATTATTGTAGGAGCAGGAGATAGCGCTTGTGAAGAAGCACATTATCTTTCTAAACTTTGTAAAAAAGTAACGATGCTTGTGCGTCGTGATGAGTTTAGAGCTTCAAAAATTATGGCAGCTCGTGTGAAGAATACTGAGAATATAGAGATTTTATATAATACGGAAACTGTAGAAGTACTGGGTGATGATGTAGGTGTGACAGGTGCTAGAGTTAAAAATAACGTAAATGGTGAGGAGCACGATATCCCAGCAACAGGATTTTTTGTAGCGATAGGGCACAAGCCTAACACAGATATCTTTAAAGACTATTTAAAATTAGATGAGACAGGGTATATCATTAATACACCAGGATCTTCAAAGACAAATGTACCAGGTGTATTTGTTTCTGGAGATGCTGCAGATCATGTGTATCGCCAAGCAATAACCGCTGCTGGTACAGGATGTATGGCGGCACTAGACGCAGAACGTTACTTAGCCGCAATAGGTGAGGTACCACAAGATGAGCCAGGTGTAGGCTCTACTTATACTGATGAAGTTCCAGCGGAACAGCAATAA
- a CDS encoding helix-turn-helix domain-containing protein: protein MSCFGKNIRKIRSVKTLSQQAMADLFDLKRGTLGAYEEGRSEPKIDTIIKIANHFSIPIGDLLTKELTVNSLLKFKSDLTLNQELSKRKQFPDIPLITEKNTQDYLQHHSKEAFTNDLPFLQLPVNPEKTFRAYTVTSLEMSSNDKGLFPKDIVVGELVPKEVYKKLNNGHLVLAVVNDELVLRRGYFSGTTVTLRADHKNIDDKEFEIKEVKELWRIRYVFYHRIPELADGLEEKMAMLEAQMIKIKNSIH, encoded by the coding sequence ATGTCGTGTTTTGGAAAAAATATTAGAAAAATCCGTAGTGTCAAAACGCTGAGTCAGCAGGCTATGGCTGATCTATTTGACTTGAAAAGAGGGACTTTGGGGGCTTATGAGGAGGGTAGGAGTGAACCCAAAATTGATACTATTATAAAAATTGCTAATCATTTTAGCATACCTATAGGTGATCTTCTTACTAAGGAGCTAACGGTAAATAGTTTACTTAAATTTAAGTCTGATCTTACCCTTAATCAAGAGCTTTCTAAACGAAAACAGTTTCCAGACATTCCGTTAATAACAGAAAAAAACACGCAAGACTACTTGCAGCATCATAGTAAAGAGGCGTTTACTAATGACTTACCGTTTTTACAGTTACCTGTAAATCCAGAAAAAACATTTAGGGCATATACGGTGACCAGTCTTGAAATGAGTAGCAATGATAAGGGGTTATTTCCTAAAGACATTGTGGTAGGAGAGCTTGTACCTAAGGAAGTTTATAAAAAACTTAATAATGGTCATCTTGTGCTAGCAGTGGTAAACGATGAACTCGTATTACGAAGAGGTTATTTCTCTGGCACTACGGTGACCTTACGCGCAGATCACAAAAATATAGACGATAAAGAATTTGAAATTAAGGAGGTCAAAGAGCTCTGGAGAATACGATATGTCTTTTACCATCGCATTCCAGAACTGGCAGATGGTCTAGAAGAAAAAATGGCCATGCTAGAAGCTCAAATGATTAAAATAAAGAATAGCATACATTAA
- a CDS encoding head GIN domain-containing protein has translation MTTVIKFIVGILTALMLTSCNFDISFGQLRGNGNVIKEDMNISEPFTEVSAGNGWDVILEKGAANSVIIEADENLVDAAEVYVQNGKLKIRCEQGISSASSKKVFVTYAQSLEEISASSGASIFANEVIKGNDMEFNASSGGSIKAEVAANDVETDVSSGGVLKISGRTRRLDASGSSGGVSNLRNLKSKIAKADISSGGVIEINASEALKAEASSGGVINYYGNPKNIDKPEKNFSGGVIKSGN, from the coding sequence ATGACAACAGTTATTAAATTTATCGTGGGTATCTTGACAGCCCTGATGCTTACTTCTTGCAATTTTGATATCAGCTTCGGACAATTGAGAGGAAATGGCAATGTTATTAAAGAAGACATGAATATTTCAGAACCTTTTACAGAGGTTTCAGCAGGAAATGGCTGGGATGTCATTTTAGAAAAAGGGGCTGCAAACTCTGTTATTATTGAAGCTGATGAAAACCTTGTAGATGCAGCAGAGGTATATGTTCAAAACGGAAAACTTAAAATTCGTTGTGAGCAAGGAATAAGTAGTGCTAGTTCAAAAAAAGTGTTTGTAACCTATGCACAATCACTTGAAGAGATTAGTGCTAGTAGCGGCGCCAGCATCTTTGCAAATGAAGTAATAAAGGGAAATGATATGGAATTTAATGCATCTTCAGGAGGTTCCATAAAGGCTGAAGTTGCTGCAAATGATGTTGAGACTGATGTAAGTAGTGGTGGAGTTTTAAAGATTTCTGGAAGAACCCGCCGATTAGATGCATCAGGATCTAGCGGGGGAGTTTCAAATTTACGTAACTTAAAATCTAAAATTGCAAAAGCAGATATATCCTCTGGAGGTGTTATAGAAATTAATGCTTCTGAAGCTTTAAAAGCAGAAGCTTCTTCTGGTGGGGTAATAAACTATTATGGAAACCCAAAAAATATAGACAAGCCAGAAAAAAATTTTTCTGGAGGTGTGATAAAATCAGGGAATTAG
- a CDS encoding nuclear transport factor 2 family protein produces MKIIFIVSFTLLFCLQSFAQLPKESSLYKEILAMDTAFFEAYNNCDLDAQDAMISEKIEFFHDKGGYTTDKQGLLESLKNNICGKVKRTLVEGSFEVHEIPNYGVVAMGYHTFYNKQEPDAEQKPGRFINLLTKNEKEIWQLTKVISLH; encoded by the coding sequence ATGAAAATAATTTTTATAGTAAGTTTTACGCTCCTTTTTTGTTTGCAGTCATTTGCTCAGTTACCTAAGGAGAGTTCACTTTACAAAGAGATACTAGCCATGGACACAGCGTTTTTTGAAGCTTACAACAATTGTGATCTTGATGCTCAAGACGCAATGATATCAGAAAAGATAGAATTTTTTCATGATAAAGGAGGCTATACAACTGATAAACAAGGATTATTAGAAAGTTTAAAAAATAATATATGTGGCAAAGTTAAACGCACACTTGTAGAAGGCAGTTTTGAAGTTCATGAAATCCCAAATTATGGGGTAGTCGCGATGGGATACCATACCTTTTATAATAAACAAGAACCAGATGCAGAACAAAAACCAGGTCGCTTCATTAATCTGCTCACTAAAAATGAAAAAGAAATTTGGCAACTGACTAAAGTAATTAGTCTTCATTAA
- a CDS encoding serine hydrolase domain-containing protein, producing the protein MKTITLSIIMLLSVWAGRGQNTFNEMDSLITAGVYKEISSVVISHKGKIIFEKYYNKANAATLHNTRSSTKTITGTLIGSLIQDGLIKNVEEPAWKYSKVANISNPDSRKEKITIESLLTMSSMLECDDWNELSRGQEEKMYLIEDWVKFYWDLPVKGYPEWVSKPSDQPYGRDFSYCTAGTVVLGDVIQNVTGSLQAYADKALFSKLGIEDYHWQITPTGIPMTGGGLGLNSRDLIKIGQLYLNDGLWNNEQIISSSFAEASKTPKASMEAPNYDYGYLWWIGDFGSEKKQTGYFMLGNGGNKIAVFDDLNLVVVLTSSLFTKGIEAHNQTAEILDTYIIPSIQII; encoded by the coding sequence ATGAAAACGATAACACTATCTATAATTATGCTCTTAAGTGTATGGGCTGGAAGAGGACAGAATACTTTTAATGAGATGGACAGCTTAATAACGGCTGGAGTGTATAAAGAAATTTCTAGTGTGGTGATTTCACATAAAGGAAAAATTATTTTTGAGAAGTACTATAACAAGGCTAATGCAGCTACACTTCACAATACTAGGTCTTCAACAAAAACAATCACTGGAACATTAATAGGGTCACTTATACAAGATGGTCTTATAAAAAATGTAGAAGAACCGGCTTGGAAATATTCTAAAGTAGCCAATATTTCTAATCCAGACAGTCGTAAAGAAAAAATTACGATTGAGAGTTTACTTACCATGTCATCAATGCTTGAGTGTGATGACTGGAATGAATTATCTCGTGGACAGGAAGAGAAAATGTACCTCATTGAGGATTGGGTAAAATTTTATTGGGATTTGCCTGTAAAAGGGTATCCAGAATGGGTGTCAAAACCCAGCGACCAGCCATACGGAAGGGACTTTAGCTATTGTACTGCGGGTACTGTGGTACTGGGAGATGTGATACAGAATGTCACAGGGTCTTTGCAAGCATATGCAGATAAAGCACTTTTTTCTAAACTTGGAATTGAGGATTATCACTGGCAAATCACTCCTACAGGCATACCTATGACAGGTGGTGGGCTAGGTCTAAATAGTAGAGATTTAATTAAGATAGGGCAACTTTACCTCAATGATGGGCTTTGGAATAACGAGCAAATCATAAGTTCTAGTTTTGCTGAGGCATCCAAAACTCCTAAGGCATCAATGGAGGCTCCTAACTATGATTACGGGTATTTATGGTGGATAGGAGACTTTGGTTCAGAAAAAAAGCAAACGGGTTACTTTATGCTGGGTAACGGAGGAAATAAAATCGCCGTATTTGATGACCTTAACCTCGTTGTCGTTCTCACCAGTTCTTTATTTACAAAAGGCATTGAAGCTCACAACCAGACTGCTGAGATACTAGATACATATATTATACCATCCATCCAAATAATATAA
- a CDS encoding PspC domain-containing protein — protein sequence MNKTVNINLAGIFFHIDEDAYGKLQRYLAAIKSSFQGVQGEDEIIADIEARISELFSERVKDDRQVIGLSELDEVIAIMGQPEDYRVDDDIFEDETTTGSSSQSRQAPRISQRRFFRDTDNAYIGGVSSGMAHYLGIDPLWVRIGWVSLIVLTWFTLGGTALIYLALWVFVPEAQTTADKLAMRGKAVNIDNITEKVKEGFGNVADRVQRVDYDKYGSRVKTGAQGFFSTLSTVIMFFLKVLAKIVGVILIITGATVVISLLITFLTGGMVDIFTPNLTEMPWFSNDSGLPIWLVLLLSFLVIGIPFFFLFYLGLKILSSNMKSMPTSAKLSLLGVWLVAAITGGILAVQQAVKYADMTTGKTIERTELAITQNDTIRIQMQESDLYDIPFGRSNGYVKTLRKGDESVAIERDVLLIVRSTKDSTGYIKIEKRATNLSYDSAKELAESIDYHMDFSDNILSLDGFFTSPSINSYGRWNDREVRVIVYLPEGATLIADENTYSYHRNESRYRDILDNGTEESYLKVGSDKLLCETCLDQDREDWEFTDDDGWQERSYEEGDSVTNWNKTDTGVVLKMTQEKISLFIGANATENELRRVQEKLLERGVTLAYAGSTFRSDDKIASLTLSVTTNDGYDAVLTSSRDKLLKTGVKFERNFNETGKTAFIFQ from the coding sequence ATGAATAAGACAGTAAATATAAATTTAGCAGGGATTTTCTTTCATATAGATGAAGATGCGTATGGTAAATTACAACGATATCTCGCTGCCATAAAAAGTTCATTTCAAGGTGTGCAGGGAGAGGATGAGATTATTGCTGATATTGAAGCAAGGATATCAGAGCTATTTTCAGAGCGAGTAAAAGACGACCGCCAGGTAATAGGACTAAGTGAATTAGATGAAGTCATTGCTATCATGGGACAACCAGAAGATTATCGTGTAGATGACGATATTTTTGAAGATGAAACTACTACCGGATCTTCATCTCAATCAAGACAAGCTCCACGTATATCACAACGTCGTTTCTTTAGAGACACAGACAATGCTTATATAGGCGGTGTTTCTAGTGGGATGGCTCATTATTTAGGCATAGATCCTCTATGGGTTCGTATAGGATGGGTATCACTTATTGTACTTACTTGGTTTACCTTAGGAGGTACGGCACTTATCTATCTTGCGCTATGGGTTTTTGTTCCTGAAGCACAAACCACAGCAGATAAACTCGCAATGCGGGGAAAGGCTGTTAACATTGATAATATCACAGAAAAAGTAAAAGAAGGATTTGGAAATGTTGCAGATAGAGTTCAACGTGTTGATTATGATAAATACGGTAGCCGTGTAAAAACTGGAGCTCAGGGTTTTTTTAGTACGCTTAGTACCGTGATTATGTTTTTCTTAAAAGTACTAGCTAAAATTGTGGGGGTTATCCTCATTATCACTGGAGCTACAGTAGTAATTTCCTTACTTATCACTTTTCTCACAGGAGGTATGGTAGATATTTTCACGCCCAATTTAACTGAGATGCCCTGGTTTTCTAATGATAGCGGGTTGCCAATATGGCTTGTGTTATTACTTTCATTTTTAGTGATAGGAATACCATTTTTCTTCCTCTTTTATCTTGGGTTAAAGATTCTCTCTTCTAATATGAAGTCAATGCCCACCTCTGCAAAGCTTAGTTTACTGGGCGTGTGGCTTGTAGCAGCAATAACGGGAGGTATACTAGCTGTACAACAGGCCGTAAAATACGCAGATATGACCACTGGGAAGACAATCGAACGTACCGAGCTTGCTATTACGCAAAATGATACGATAAGAATACAAATGCAAGAAAGTGATCTTTATGACATCCCTTTTGGTAGATCTAATGGATACGTAAAAACATTGCGTAAAGGTGATGAGAGTGTAGCTATAGAGAGAGATGTACTTTTAATTGTGCGTAGCACAAAAGATAGCACTGGTTATATTAAAATAGAGAAGCGTGCAACTAACCTCTCTTATGATAGCGCAAAAGAGCTGGCAGAATCTATAGACTACCATATGGATTTTTCAGACAATATCCTCTCTTTAGATGGCTTCTTTACATCTCCATCTATTAATTCATATGGTAGATGGAATGACAGGGAGGTAAGAGTTATTGTGTATTTGCCTGAAGGAGCAACTTTGATCGCAGATGAAAACACCTATTCTTATCATAGAAATGAAAGTCGCTATCGAGATATTTTAGATAATGGGACAGAAGAGAGCTATCTCAAAGTGGGTAGTGACAAACTACTATGTGAGACCTGCCTTGACCAAGATCGTGAAGATTGGGAGTTTACAGATGATGATGGATGGCAAGAACGCAGCTATGAAGAAGGAGATTCTGTGACTAACTGGAATAAGACAGATACAGGCGTAGTGCTAAAAATGACACAAGAAAAAATCTCTCTTTTTATTGGAGCAAATGCCACAGAAAATGAACTTAGACGTGTGCAAGAAAAACTTCTAGAAAGAGGTGTTACCCTGGCTTACGCTGGGTCTACCTTTAGAAGTGATGACAAAATAGCTTCTTTGACACTATCTGTAACAACAAATGATGGATACGATGCGGTACTCACAAGTAGTCGTGACAAACTGCTTAAAACGGGTGTGAAGTTTGAAAGAAATTTTAATGAAACTGGAAAAACAGCTTTTATATTTCAATAG
- a CDS encoding PadR family transcriptional regulator produces the protein MKIENTKAQMRKGVLEYCILSVLKDKDAYVAEILDTLKDAKLLVVEGTIYPLLTRLKNAGLLNYRWEESTSGPPRKYYGLTETGKIFLNELSTTWDELQTAVTVVTTTKTEKK, from the coding sequence ATGAAGATTGAAAACACAAAAGCACAAATGCGTAAGGGCGTGCTAGAATATTGCATACTCTCTGTCCTTAAAGACAAAGATGCTTATGTAGCCGAAATACTAGATACTCTTAAAGACGCAAAATTGCTAGTGGTAGAAGGAACTATTTACCCACTTCTCACTAGACTCAAAAATGCTGGATTACTAAACTACAGGTGGGAAGAATCTACCAGCGGCCCACCACGTAAATACTACGGACTTACCGAAACAGGTAAGATATTTTTAAATGAACTCTCAACCACTTGGGATGAGTTGCAAACTGCAGTTACAGTTGTAACCACCACTAAAACCGAAAAAAAATGA
- a CDS encoding DUF4870 domain-containing protein — MKTSIPTHQKNVGTFIHLSTFSKYFFPFGNFIAPLIIWSAQKRDSSFIDEHGRGAINFQLSILLYTIAIVLLSLPFFLYQFLAFESSEAQLFVNGHIDHFSELKELGGIFTIVVILGILLIGFFLAEIICVISAAVKASTGEIYKYPITIEFIKKTVINEEKTVSELKEEENLK, encoded by the coding sequence ATGAAAACTAGTATACCCACACATCAAAAAAATGTAGGCACGTTTATTCACCTATCGACCTTTTCTAAATATTTTTTCCCTTTTGGAAACTTTATAGCTCCGCTCATAATATGGAGTGCTCAAAAACGAGATTCTTCATTTATAGATGAGCATGGCAGGGGAGCCATAAACTTTCAACTAAGCATTTTACTATATACGATAGCGATTGTATTGTTGAGCCTGCCTTTTTTTCTGTATCAATTTTTAGCCTTTGAAAGCTCGGAAGCTCAACTATTTGTTAATGGACATATAGATCACTTTTCAGAATTAAAGGAGTTAGGAGGAATTTTTACAATAGTTGTAATCCTAGGTATTTTACTTATAGGATTTTTCTTGGCAGAAATTATCTGTGTAATATCAGCAGCTGTGAAGGCTTCAACCGGAGAAATTTACAAATACCCTATCACTATAGAGTTTATAAAGAAAACAGTCATAAATGAGGAAAAAACTGTTTCTGAGTTAAAAGAAGAAGAGAATTTGAAGTAA
- a CDS encoding DUF4442 domain-containing protein gives MSFPSPSKFNTFTMFKLPSAWLTGVRVKSLSPESCSTTVKHKWINQNPFKSMFWAVQGMAAELATGALVIAHIQKSGKKISMLVANNNATFTKKATGRITFVCQDGEAIKEAIDKAVATGDGQTCWMKATGTNEDGVQVSEFNFEWTILLKKPR, from the coding sequence ATGTCGTTCCCTTCTCCAAGTAAATTCAATACTTTCACGATGTTTAAGCTGCCATCTGCATGGCTTACAGGGGTGCGAGTAAAATCGTTATCACCAGAGTCTTGTTCAACTACGGTAAAACATAAATGGATTAATCAAAATCCATTTAAAAGTATGTTTTGGGCCGTACAAGGGATGGCGGCAGAGCTAGCAACTGGAGCTTTAGTTATTGCACACATTCAAAAAAGTGGTAAGAAAATCTCTATGTTGGTTGCAAATAACAACGCCACTTTTACAAAAAAGGCAACTGGAAGAATCACTTTTGTATGTCAAGATGGTGAAGCAATTAAAGAGGCTATAGATAAAGCTGTGGCTACTGGAGATGGTCAAACATGCTGGATGAAAGCAACAGGTACAAATGAAGATGGCGTTCAGGTTTCCGAGTTTAATTTTGAATGGACTATTCTTCTTAAGAAGCCTCGATAG
- a CDS encoding GlmU family protein: protein MNYILFDGNVRNQLLPFTYTRPVTDLRVGIMTIREKWEFLLGSTTSTVTEEYLSEKWPMVELEENVMINSSYLPSKNLANIVKGISGKQAFFDGDEVIAFSVTEGEEVNFDAYECIQYNAPDVLRIEHTWDIFAKNGEAIARDFEMITEGRESEPVPETTMVLNDGQIFIEKGAKLPLCSLNAEAGPIYIGKDAEIMEGSMIRGPFALCDHATVKMAAKIYSGTTIGPHCKVGGEVNNVVFMGYSSKGHDGFLGNSVLGEWCNIGADSNNSNLKNNYASVKLWDYETGRFANTGLQFCGLMMGDHSKCGINTMFNTGTVVGVASNIFGSGFPRNFVPSFSWGGASGFVTHKTNKAYETAKIAMARRDIELSEEDEAILNHVYEETKQYRRD from the coding sequence ATGAACTATATTCTCTTTGACGGCAACGTACGCAATCAATTACTACCTTTTACTTATACTAGACCGGTCACAGATTTGCGTGTGGGAATTATGACCATACGTGAGAAATGGGAGTTCTTACTAGGCTCTACTACATCTACGGTTACAGAAGAATATCTCTCAGAAAAGTGGCCTATGGTAGAATTAGAAGAGAATGTGATGATCAACTCTTCATATTTGCCTTCAAAAAATCTTGCAAATATTGTAAAGGGGATTTCTGGAAAACAAGCTTTTTTTGATGGTGACGAAGTGATTGCCTTTTCAGTCACAGAAGGAGAAGAGGTTAATTTTGATGCGTATGAATGTATTCAATACAACGCACCAGATGTTTTACGAATCGAGCATACTTGGGACATATTTGCAAAAAATGGTGAGGCTATTGCTAGAGATTTTGAAATGATAACAGAAGGTAGGGAGTCTGAGCCTGTACCAGAAACAACAATGGTGCTCAATGATGGTCAAATTTTTATTGAGAAAGGAGCAAAACTACCATTGTGTTCTCTTAATGCAGAAGCTGGTCCTATCTACATCGGTAAAGATGCGGAAATTATGGAAGGTTCTATGATAAGAGGTCCATTTGCATTGTGTGATCATGCAACAGTTAAAATGGCGGCAAAAATCTACAGTGGTACAACTATAGGTCCTCATTGTAAAGTAGGGGGTGAGGTGAATAATGTGGTATTCATGGGGTATTCTAGTAAGGGTCATGACGGTTTCTTAGGCAATAGTGTACTAGGTGAGTGGTGCAATATAGGTGCAGATTCTAATAACTCAAACCTGAAAAATAATTATGCTTCGGTAAAATTATGGGATTATGAAACGGGAAGATTTGCAAACACTGGATTACAGTTTTGTGGTCTGATGATGGGAGATCACTCAAAATGTGGTATCAATACGATGTTTAATACTGGAACCGTAGTGGGCGTTGCTTCAAATATTTTTGGTAGCGGTTTCCCTCGTAACTTTGTTCCATCTTTTTCTTGGGGAGGTGCAAGTGGTTTTGTGACCCACAAAACTAATAAGGCCTATGAGACTGCAAAGATTGCGATGGCCAGACGTGATATAGAACTCTCCGAAGAAGATGAAGCAATTCTCAATCATGTTTATGAAGAGACAAAGCAGTATCGTAGGGATTAA
- a CDS encoding DUF421 domain-containing protein, with protein sequence METVTPFEWKRIFLGTENEALFLLEIGFRVTFIYLFAVLVMRLLGKRGNRSLSMFENVLIIALGSAIGDTMFYPKVPLIFACIVIVLIVAMSRYLQYLQINYRNVNTFLDGKPTTLIKKGEILEQGLKDSRIRKEELYGMLREHAIRDLGDVEYAILERTGKLSIFTYKVENPTTKFNLIDEVIKDEE encoded by the coding sequence ATGGAAACGGTAACCCCTTTTGAGTGGAAAAGAATATTCTTAGGAACGGAAAACGAGGCTTTATTCTTATTAGAAATTGGGTTTAGAGTTACCTTTATCTATTTATTTGCCGTCTTGGTCATGCGATTATTGGGAAAGCGTGGAAATAGAAGCCTTTCCATGTTTGAAAATGTTCTAATTATAGCCCTTGGTTCTGCTATAGGGGATACCATGTTTTACCCAAAAGTTCCTTTAATCTTTGCCTGCATCGTTATTGTGCTCATTGTAGCCATGTCTAGATATCTTCAGTATTTACAGATTAATTACAGAAATGTAAATACATTTCTTGATGGTAAGCCTACAACACTTATTAAAAAAGGAGAAATATTAGAGCAAGGATTAAAAGACTCACGAATTAGGAAAGAAGAGTTGTATGGGATGCTAAGAGAACATGCCATAAGAGATTTAGGGGATGTTGAGTATGCGATACTAGAGCGTACGGGGAAATTGAGTATTTTCACTTATAAGGTTGAAAATCCGACTACAAAATTCAATTTAATCGACGAAGTAATTAAAGATGAAGAATAG